The following proteins are co-located in the uncultured Draconibacterium sp. genome:
- a CDS encoding contractile injection system tape measure protein gives MNSEQSHIIEKVFLEVTTPGEKEAYWVKNNISSYLNGELLPLLDELFIKYDTNNEIIRFDELNIEVLLKNMEDLPAAKFEVVKSIANQLDNGRIEVNESVDNPQKVIFSRQVVDTETNLQNTFLFFIEKGYLPWFGKQEYIYELSQPKQWITILKKESFFEAIRNVLKQNEDAVERFVFQFSEEQILEFVSATNKVQIANKTLLLRFLRESDFPFKIFFLKRLLLLSFGTLKKQGVAELVELHISDRSFEKKKITEIAKTAQLFVSQIRKFFAKETFQNYFLYSKKEIEQIDEFILVQSKTIQSGRRPNEFSNSHTKLKSTFTRKEFVNSDKKKEPPFFENITSDIVVRKAGLVLFCPFLNAFFKHFNWLEENGSLKPDIIYKAVQTLHYLATGNELFFEGDLILEKFLCGIKLNASIPNKSFIDQEIKTEIENLLYQVIRSWPELKNTGPDGLRQMFVQRDGKLIKKEKGYKLIVEHKVQDVLMEKLQWNFSLIKLPWKDELLFVEW, from the coding sequence ATGAATTCTGAACAAAGTCATATCATAGAAAAAGTGTTCCTGGAAGTAACTACTCCCGGTGAAAAGGAGGCATACTGGGTAAAAAATAACATTAGTAGCTATTTGAATGGGGAGTTGTTGCCGCTGCTTGACGAACTTTTTATAAAATACGACACAAATAATGAAATTATACGTTTTGATGAGTTGAATATTGAAGTGCTGTTAAAAAATATGGAGGACTTACCAGCAGCAAAATTTGAAGTAGTAAAATCAATTGCGAATCAGTTAGATAACGGCAGAATAGAAGTGAATGAATCGGTTGATAATCCCCAGAAGGTAATTTTTTCAAGACAAGTGGTTGATACGGAAACAAACCTGCAAAACACTTTTTTATTTTTTATCGAGAAGGGGTATTTACCGTGGTTCGGAAAACAAGAATACATATACGAGTTAAGTCAGCCAAAACAGTGGATTACAATATTAAAAAAGGAGAGTTTTTTTGAAGCAATTAGAAATGTTTTGAAACAAAATGAAGATGCTGTTGAGCGTTTTGTTTTCCAGTTTTCAGAAGAGCAGATTTTGGAATTTGTTTCTGCCACAAATAAAGTGCAAATAGCAAATAAAACTTTGTTGCTTCGTTTTTTAAGAGAATCAGATTTTCCTTTTAAAATCTTTTTTTTGAAGCGTTTACTGCTCCTTTCGTTTGGAACCTTAAAAAAGCAAGGTGTAGCAGAACTTGTTGAATTGCACATTTCTGATAGAAGTTTTGAGAAAAAAAAAATAACTGAGATAGCTAAAACGGCTCAGCTATTTGTTTCGCAAATCCGTAAATTTTTTGCAAAAGAAACCTTTCAAAACTACTTTTTATATAGCAAAAAAGAGATTGAACAAATAGATGAATTTATACTAGTCCAATCAAAAACTATTCAATCGGGACGGAGGCCCAATGAGTTTTCAAATAGTCATACTAAACTGAAGTCAACCTTCACGAGAAAGGAATTTGTTAACTCTGACAAAAAGAAAGAACCACCGTTTTTTGAAAATATCACGAGTGATATTGTTGTTCGAAAGGCGGGTTTGGTTCTTTTTTGTCCATTTCTTAATGCCTTTTTTAAACACTTTAACTGGTTGGAAGAGAATGGGAGTTTAAAGCCGGATATAATATACAAAGCGGTGCAAACCTTGCATTATCTGGCAACCGGAAATGAGCTTTTTTTTGAAGGAGACCTGATCCTTGAGAAATTTTTGTGCGGAATCAAGTTGAATGCTTCCATCCCTAACAAGAGTTTTATTGATCAGGAGATTAAAACAGAAATTGAAAATCTGCTTTATCAGGTTATTCGGAGTTGGCCCGAATTAAAAAATACCGGCCCCGATGGATTACGTCAAATGTTTGTGCAGAGAGATGGTAAGTTGATTAAAAAGGAAAAAGGATATAAGTTGATTGTTGAACACAAGGTTCAGGATGTATTAATGGAAAAGTTGCAGTGGAATTTTTCGCTGATTAAACTACCATGGAAGGATGAATTATTGTTTGTAGAATGGTAA
- a CDS encoding GPW/gp25 family protein — protein sequence MDTYNSFLGTGWSFPPEFKKETKTVVMLQDEEDIKSSLEILLSTRLGERIMVPDFGCNLDELLFKPLNLTLKTYVIDLMKTAILYHEPRIDVNKINIKQGDERNGELLISIDYVVRNTNSRKNMVFPFYKQEGTEL from the coding sequence ATGGATACTTATAACTCATTTTTAGGAACAGGTTGGAGTTTCCCTCCCGAATTTAAGAAGGAGACAAAAACAGTAGTAATGCTGCAAGACGAGGAAGATATAAAAAGCAGTCTTGAAATATTGCTTAGTACACGATTGGGCGAACGAATAATGGTTCCAGATTTCGGATGCAACCTCGATGAACTATTGTTTAAGCCTTTAAATCTAACCCTGAAAACGTATGTTATCGATCTGATGAAAACTGCCATCCTTTATCATGAGCCGCGAATTGATGTAAATAAAATAAATATCAAACAAGGGGATGAACGAAATGGCGAACTCTTGATATCAATTGATTATGTCGTTCGAAACACAAATTCGAGAAAGAACATGGTATTCCCATTTTATAAACAGGAAGGAACCGAATTATAG
- a CDS encoding PAAR domain-containing protein, which produces MPLAARINDMHTCPMPNPNGSPHVGGTIIGPGCSTVNIGGLPAAVLGDMAVCAGPPDTIIQGSSTVFVGGKPAARMGDSTAHGGVIVAGCATVNIGG; this is translated from the coding sequence ATGCCACTAGCAGCAAGAATAAACGATATGCACACTTGTCCGATGCCAAATCCAAATGGCTCTCCTCATGTTGGAGGTACAATAATTGGCCCCGGATGTTCTACCGTTAATATTGGTGGTTTGCCTGCGGCGGTTCTTGGCGATATGGCAGTGTGTGCCGGGCCACCCGATACTATAATACAAGGATCATCAACCGTATTTGTTGGAGGTAAACCGGCCGCGCGCATGGGTGATTCTACGGCACACGGAGGAGTAATTGTTGCAGGGTGTGCAACGGTAAATATTGGAGGATAA
- the vgrG gene encoding type VI secretion system tip protein VgrG: MTTERSDSLVTFNVLVNGEELNSTIQVLSIAVEKEMNRIPWAKITILDGEPSTGDFEHSNEATFIPGNEIEIKAGYDSNNETIFKGVVIRHSLKIRSSGSVLVVECRDLAIKLTVGRKNKYFKDSTDSDILEEIISEYGLEKEIETTGEEHAEMVQYNVSDWDFCIARSQANGKICVVDDGKISVLAPSYSQNEKHTLVYGESIYDLDAEIDARNQVRNVSSYGWDAASQEVLEIEANIPEVVSNGNITTADLASVIGVEKLELKEGSAISDAGLQIWANAKSLFNQLSKTRGRVKFQGVHDVKPNTTLGLSGVGNRFNGKVYVSAIRHNIADGDWTCDAQFGINPKWFSETVDINPLPASGLLAAVNGLQIAKVTQLEGDPKSEERIMVRMPIINSNAEGIWARVATLDAGNNRGSFFRPEIGDEVIVGFLNDNPNNPIVLGMLNSSAKPAPIVASDDNHEKGFVSREQLKFLFDDEKKSITIETPNGNKITLNDDEGVVTIEDENSNVVTLNSDGIALESVNDISIKTSGDITFEGTNVEISASANLKAEAGGITEIKGSLVNIN, from the coding sequence ATGACAACAGAACGTTCAGATAGTTTAGTCACTTTTAATGTGCTGGTGAATGGTGAAGAATTAAACTCAACAATCCAGGTATTAAGTATTGCTGTTGAAAAGGAAATGAACAGAATTCCCTGGGCTAAAATCACAATACTCGATGGTGAACCTTCCACAGGAGATTTTGAACATAGCAACGAAGCAACTTTTATTCCCGGTAATGAAATCGAAATAAAGGCAGGATACGATTCGAATAACGAAACCATTTTTAAAGGAGTTGTAATTCGTCACAGTTTGAAAATCAGATCAAGCGGTTCTGTTTTAGTTGTTGAATGCCGGGATTTGGCTATAAAACTTACAGTAGGAAGGAAAAATAAATATTTCAAAGATTCAACGGATAGTGATATTCTGGAAGAGATAATTTCGGAATATGGACTTGAAAAGGAGATTGAAACAACGGGTGAAGAACATGCAGAAATGGTGCAGTACAATGTTAGCGACTGGGATTTTTGTATTGCACGATCGCAGGCAAACGGAAAAATTTGTGTGGTTGACGATGGTAAAATATCGGTTTTGGCACCAAGTTACAGCCAAAATGAAAAGCACACACTTGTTTATGGCGAATCCATATATGATTTAGACGCTGAAATTGATGCCCGAAATCAGGTTCGAAATGTGAGTTCTTACGGCTGGGATGCTGCCAGTCAGGAGGTTTTAGAGATAGAAGCAAATATTCCTGAAGTGGTTTCAAACGGGAATATTACTACTGCAGATTTGGCATCGGTTATCGGTGTTGAGAAATTGGAATTAAAAGAGGGGAGCGCGATTTCTGATGCCGGTTTGCAGATTTGGGCCAATGCAAAAAGTTTATTCAATCAGCTTTCAAAGACACGTGGAAGAGTTAAGTTTCAGGGAGTGCACGATGTAAAACCAAATACAACACTTGGTTTGTCGGGGGTAGGAAATCGATTTAACGGCAAAGTTTATGTCTCGGCAATTCGGCATAATATAGCCGATGGTGACTGGACTTGCGATGCTCAGTTTGGCATTAATCCAAAATGGTTTAGCGAAACGGTTGACATAAATCCTTTACCGGCATCAGGGTTACTGGCCGCAGTTAACGGCTTACAAATTGCCAAAGTCACCCAGTTGGAAGGCGATCCAAAAAGTGAAGAACGAATTATGGTTCGTATGCCCATAATTAATTCCAATGCCGAAGGTATTTGGGCTCGCGTGGCAACGTTGGATGCCGGCAACAACCGCGGTTCTTTTTTCAGGCCGGAAATTGGCGATGAAGTAATTGTCGGATTTTTAAACGATAATCCCAATAACCCAATTGTGCTCGGAATGCTGAACAGCAGTGCAAAACCTGCTCCAATTGTAGCTTCTGATGACAATCATGAAAAAGGTTTTGTAAGCCGCGAACAATTAAAGTTTTTATTCGACGACGAAAAAAAATCAATAACAATTGAAACTCCGAACGGAAATAAAATAACACTGAACGACGATGAAGGAGTTGTTACTATTGAAGATGAAAATTCGAATGTAGTCACGCTAAATTCCGATGGAATTGCTTTGGAAAGTGTAAATGATATTTCCATTAAAACATCGGGCGACATAACATTTGAAGGAACAAATGTGGAGATAAGCGCTAGCGCAAATTTAAAAGCAGAAGCCGGCGGAATAACAGAAATTAAAGGATCACTTGTAAACATTAACTAA
- a CDS encoding DUF5908 family protein yields MPIEIKELHIKIKVGDDGTASSPQTSGGTTDKEEIIEACVEQIMEILSKKEER; encoded by the coding sequence ATGCCCATCGAAATAAAGGAACTACACATAAAAATCAAAGTGGGTGACGATGGAACTGCTTCATCGCCGCAAACTTCAGGAGGTACAACAGATAAGGAAGAAATTATTGAAGCCTGTGTGGAACAGATAATGGAAATTTTATCAAAAAAGGAGGAAAGATAA
- a CDS encoding phage tail protein, producing the protein MADYYPPLGFHFKVEFARFSGEYQFQSVSGLTVDIETEQIAEGGENRFKHKVPVRTKYPNLVLKRGLLVDSEIIDWCKNALENFDFQPTDLIVKLLNEKHEPLMSWNVVHAYPAKWSVSDFHAEENKLVIETLELTYNYFNVM; encoded by the coding sequence ATGGCTGATTACTATCCTCCCCTCGGTTTTCATTTTAAAGTTGAATTTGCCCGTTTTTCCGGCGAATATCAATTTCAATCGGTTTCGGGATTAACTGTTGATATTGAAACGGAACAGATTGCTGAGGGGGGAGAAAATCGCTTTAAACACAAAGTTCCGGTTCGTACAAAATACCCGAATTTGGTATTAAAACGAGGTTTGTTGGTTGATTCCGAAATTATTGACTGGTGTAAAAATGCCCTGGAAAATTTCGATTTTCAACCTACTGATTTAATCGTAAAATTATTAAACGAAAAACACGAACCCCTGATGAGCTGGAACGTTGTTCATGCCTATCCTGCAAAATGGAGCGTTAGCGATTTTCATGCAGAAGAAAATAAGCTGGTTATTGAAACGCTGGAACTTACTTACAATTATTTTAATGTAATGTAG
- a CDS encoding phage tail protein, with protein sequence MATEYPIVKFHFQVEWGGTKIGFTEVSGLDVETEVVEYRHGASPEYFKTKMPGMQKYSNITLKRGTFASDNEYFAWWNTVKLNTIERRDITISLLNEEHSPVVVWKVKNAWPTKIQSTDLKADGNEVAIETMELVHEGLSIQNE encoded by the coding sequence ATGGCAACAGAATATCCAATTGTAAAATTTCACTTTCAGGTAGAATGGGGTGGAACAAAAATAGGATTCACAGAGGTTTCAGGATTAGATGTTGAAACCGAAGTGGTGGAATATCGTCACGGCGCAAGCCCCGAATATTTCAAAACCAAAATGCCCGGCATGCAGAAATACAGCAATATTACCCTTAAACGAGGAACTTTTGCCAGCGATAACGAGTATTTCGCGTGGTGGAACACCGTAAAACTAAATACCATCGAACGGCGCGACATTACCATTAGTTTGCTCAACGAGGAACATTCGCCGGTGGTAGTTTGGAAAGTTAAAAATGCCTGGCCCACAAAAATTCAATCAACCGACTTAAAAGCCGATGGAAACGAAGTAGCCATTGAAACCATGGAGTTGGTTCACGAAGGTTTGTCCATTCAAAATGAATAA
- a CDS encoding phage tail sheath family protein has translation MATPYKTPGVYIEEISVFPPSVAQVETAIPAFIGYTEKAKKIVDDDLLKVPTRIVSLLEYEFYFGGADKEENIVVNIDDVYDSSGNLTRTIQVPEPATLSPFKMYYSLQMYFANGGGPCYIISVGNYSGTVSKTDLGANGGLAEVAKEDEPTLIVFPDATSIASSTNFYGLAEEALMQCEALQDRFAIIDTYNEASTFASTLRTGISLGTDFLKYGAAYYPWLKTSLPYAYNESQVAIAHSETTPPAATVTGAFDTLFVNDSSVIANTGLYNQIKIELNKLRVTLPPSGAIAGIYARVDKNRGVWKAPANVGVTNIVGPNKKVTNLEQDGLNMDASGKSINVIRTFAGKGTLVWGARTLAGNDNEWKYIPVRRFFNMVEESVKKATSQFVFEPNDANTWVKVRAMIENFLTLQWRAGALAGAKPEEAFFVRVGLGQTMTAQDILDGRMNIEIGMAAVRPAEFIILKFSHKMQES, from the coding sequence ATGGCAACACCGTACAAAACACCAGGCGTTTACATCGAAGAGATTTCGGTTTTTCCGCCTTCGGTCGCTCAGGTTGAGACCGCCATTCCTGCCTTTATTGGCTACACTGAAAAAGCAAAAAAGATTGTAGATGATGATTTGCTGAAAGTTCCTACACGCATTGTTTCTTTGCTTGAATACGAATTCTATTTTGGAGGAGCTGATAAGGAAGAAAACATCGTGGTGAACATTGACGATGTGTACGATTCGTCAGGAAATCTGACACGTACCATTCAGGTGCCGGAACCGGCTACACTATCTCCATTTAAAATGTACTACTCGCTGCAAATGTATTTTGCAAACGGAGGTGGCCCCTGTTATATTATTTCGGTTGGAAATTATTCAGGCACAGTAAGTAAAACCGATCTCGGAGCAAATGGCGGTTTGGCAGAAGTGGCTAAGGAAGATGAACCAACTTTAATTGTTTTTCCGGATGCAACAAGTATTGCTTCTTCAACAAATTTTTACGGACTGGCCGAGGAAGCCCTTATGCAATGCGAGGCTTTGCAAGATCGGTTTGCAATAATCGACACCTATAACGAGGCTTCTACCTTTGCTTCTACTTTACGAACCGGCATAAGTTTGGGTACCGATTTTTTAAAATACGGGGCAGCATATTATCCGTGGTTAAAAACCAGTTTACCTTATGCATATAACGAATCTCAAGTAGCAATTGCCCATTCAGAAACTACACCTCCGGCAGCTACCGTAACCGGAGCATTTGATACATTGTTTGTAAACGATTCGAGTGTAATTGCCAATACAGGGCTTTACAACCAAATAAAAATCGAGCTGAATAAACTAAGAGTAACGCTACCTCCATCGGGAGCAATTGCGGGTATTTATGCAAGAGTTGACAAAAACAGAGGCGTATGGAAAGCTCCGGCAAATGTGGGAGTAACCAACATTGTTGGACCGAATAAAAAGGTAACCAACCTTGAGCAGGATGGTTTGAATATGGATGCTTCCGGTAAATCGATAAATGTAATTCGCACTTTCGCCGGAAAAGGAACTCTTGTTTGGGGAGCGCGTACACTGGCCGGAAACGACAACGAATGGAAATACATTCCGGTTAGGCGCTTTTTTAATATGGTGGAAGAATCGGTTAAAAAAGCCACTTCTCAGTTTGTATTTGAACCAAACGATGCCAATACCTGGGTAAAAGTGAGAGCAATGATCGAGAACTTTTTAACCCTTCAATGGCGTGCAGGCGCTTTGGCCGGTGCAAAACCGGAGGAGGCATTTTTTGTTCGGGTTGGACTGGGGCAAACAATGACAGCCCAGGATATTCTGGATGGAAGAATGAATATCGAAATTGGTATGGCCGCCGTTCGTCCGGCAGAGTTTATCATACTGAAATTCTCTCATAAAATGCAGGAATCTTAA
- a CDS encoding DUF4255 domain-containing protein, whose amino-acid sequence MIYETLQILKEQLDKYLDDAGLGKIVVLDNVAMLESGSDHASDLEGKVIVTLLSIEEEKTLKNVSAVKVVNNKAEYRNPPVNLNVFFLVSAYCDSYDNSLISLSKTIEFFQGKRVFTAANTVFKRSNKSLDVLDNFKFIVELYTPGFEVLNHIWGILGGRQLPSAVYKAQLIQIESEKKLASSELITEINGTLNHIVK is encoded by the coding sequence ATGATTTACGAAACCTTACAAATTCTAAAAGAACAACTTGATAAATATTTAGACGATGCCGGTTTAGGAAAAATTGTTGTACTCGACAACGTTGCCATGCTTGAATCGGGAAGCGACCATGCCTCAGACCTGGAAGGGAAAGTAATAGTTACTTTGCTAAGTATTGAGGAAGAAAAAACACTTAAAAATGTTTCAGCAGTAAAAGTGGTGAACAACAAGGCTGAATACCGAAACCCTCCGGTTAATTTAAATGTGTTTTTTCTGGTTAGCGCTTATTGCGACTCGTACGACAATTCATTAATAAGCCTTTCAAAAACCATCGAATTTTTCCAGGGAAAGAGAGTATTTACAGCGGCAAACACAGTTTTTAAACGTTCAAATAAATCCCTCGATGTACTGGATAATTTTAAATTCATAGTCGAGTTGTACACTCCCGGATTTGAAGTTTTAAACCATATCTGGGGAATTCTGGGAGGCCGACAGTTGCCATCGGCAGTTTATAAAGCTCAACTCATTCAGATTGAAAGTGAGAAGAAATTGGCTTCGTCAGAACTTATTACAGAAATTAACGGAACCCTGAATCACATTGTAAAATGA
- the dacB gene encoding D-alanyl-D-alanine carboxypeptidase/D-alanyl-D-alanine-endopeptidase: protein MISRFFFILFFSVLSFAVTSQIRFEAAVQNLLQKPYYKNASVGMHVVDLDSGDELYNLNADKVLIPASTMKLVTSASAFELLGADYRFKTQINYRGKILKNGDLEGDLVLVGGADPALGSEYFQDYYIDFLKNWAKKIRAQGIQKITGDLILDGSIFNSERVPDTWIWGDIGNYYGAGANAFTVNDNMFRITFSSPKKVGKPTKVIATYPKLEGLQIKNEVVSADNNVDNAYVFGSPFDKTRIIRGTIPRDRIAFTIKAAIHQPEEILAQEFLKALNDEGIFVMGNISFDSVNKKDLKTIYIQESPTLAEIGEVLNHESVNLFAEHFLNQIAVEKMGTGNREEAIQLIKEFWDSKGISIEYLFMEDGSGLSHFNAVSPAFFTQLLKFMSNNEAFVNTLPTAGEGTLNRFSQNLFPGETLLAKSGSMPRVRCYSGYLKTEKGKTLVFSFMFNHFSGSHSALIDEIQQLLTKLKTL from the coding sequence ATGATTTCACGTTTTTTCTTCATCCTGTTTTTTAGTGTTTTAAGCTTTGCTGTTACATCGCAAATCCGGTTCGAGGCGGCTGTTCAAAACTTGTTGCAAAAGCCTTATTATAAAAATGCTTCCGTTGGCATGCATGTGGTTGATTTAGATTCGGGAGACGAGTTGTATAATTTGAATGCAGACAAAGTATTGATTCCGGCATCAACTATGAAATTGGTGACTTCGGCCAGTGCCTTTGAACTTCTGGGAGCCGACTACCGCTTTAAAACACAAATAAACTATCGGGGGAAAATCCTCAAAAATGGTGATTTGGAAGGAGATTTGGTTTTAGTTGGAGGTGCCGATCCGGCGCTTGGATCTGAATATTTTCAGGATTACTACATTGACTTTTTAAAAAACTGGGCAAAAAAAATAAGAGCGCAGGGTATTCAAAAAATAACTGGTGATCTGATATTAGATGGAAGTATATTTAATTCGGAGAGAGTTCCGGATACCTGGATATGGGGCGATATTGGAAACTACTACGGGGCCGGAGCAAATGCTTTTACTGTTAACGACAATATGTTCAGGATAACGTTTAGCTCGCCCAAGAAAGTTGGGAAACCCACAAAAGTAATTGCCACATATCCGAAACTTGAGGGTTTACAAATTAAAAATGAAGTGGTATCGGCAGATAACAATGTTGATAATGCCTACGTATTTGGCAGTCCGTTTGATAAAACCAGGATAATACGTGGAACAATTCCCCGCGACAGAATAGCCTTTACCATAAAAGCAGCCATTCATCAACCGGAGGAAATTCTGGCACAGGAATTTTTGAAAGCTTTAAACGATGAAGGAATATTTGTGATGGGCAATATTAGTTTTGATTCGGTGAATAAAAAGGACCTTAAAACAATATATATTCAGGAATCGCCCACACTTGCTGAAATTGGAGAAGTGCTCAACCACGAAAGTGTTAATTTGTTTGCCGAACATTTTTTAAATCAAATAGCTGTTGAAAAAATGGGAACTGGAAATAGAGAGGAGGCCATCCAACTTATTAAAGAGTTCTGGGATTCGAAAGGTATTTCTATTGAATATCTTTTTATGGAGGACGGAAGTGGATTGTCGCATTTTAATGCCGTTTCTCCGGCATTTTTTACACAACTGTTAAAGTTCATGTCCAATAATGAAGCCTTTGTAAATACGCTTCCAACCGCCGGTGAAGGTACTCTTAATCGTTTTAGTCAGAATCTTTTCCCCGGTGAAACACTTCTGGCTAAAAGTGGTTCCATGCCACGAGTGCGTTGTTATTCAGGTTACCTGAAAACCGAGAAAGGAAAAACACTCGTTTTTTCATTTATGTTTAACCACTTTTCGGGATCTCATTCAGCATTAATTGATGAAATACAACAATTGCTGACCAAATTGAAAACGCTGTGA
- the crcB gene encoding fluoride efflux transporter CrcB gives MLRTIFIVGAGGFIGSVMRYLVQIFVEKGMSTTFPWGTFIANMAGSFIIGIVFALAQKGNLLSSEWRMFLAVGVCGGFTTFSSFAYNNLTMLKEQSYGQFIFNVGGSLFFGLLAVYLGMILVRAILH, from the coding sequence ATGCTACGAACAATTTTTATTGTAGGTGCCGGTGGATTTATTGGAAGTGTAATGCGCTATCTTGTTCAGATTTTTGTTGAAAAAGGTATGTCAACCACTTTCCCCTGGGGAACATTTATTGCCAATATGGCCGGTAGTTTTATAATCGGGATTGTTTTTGCGCTGGCTCAAAAAGGAAATCTTCTGAGTTCGGAATGGCGTATGTTTTTAGCAGTTGGTGTATGTGGCGGGTTTACTACTTTTTCGTCGTTTGCCTACAACAATTTAACCATGTTAAAAGAACAGTCGTACGGACAATTTATTTTTAATGTAGGAGGCAGTTTGTTTTTTGGATTACTTGCCGTTTATCTGGGAATGATTTTGGTTCGGGCAATTCTTCATTAA